One genomic segment of Candidatus Poseidoniia archaeon includes these proteins:
- a CDS encoding exo-alpha-sialidase, which yields MRLLPVFVVLCLLGADLALLAGAETTSEFTQYEQKLDSVVYDFSEADRNGSVTLEFPASTVTSASLQVTGEALDGAYPSDIEVQVRNERWRYSGQGYGALGMQQTFDSGGPGKATVFHTADEVNAGILIPANATIHEATLNITGYAYGTGELNPYKLASTETNGGSISQTPAVARNSDGDIFVAWLDDGDLETRSTTYDSIIFRSYTDGSWNNAKLLSRTTTAYLMPWIFEDDGTLYLSWIDNAYPNKLTWITSVNGGESWSSFKSIRANGGNYIYDYDLVKEGDNLHLLWSDSGNMSGSGFDYDIYHRYTSDGGVSWSDPVQVNSPSSSSTSYQCRFAANGENLHAVWTEYNFTSDGLARYITSYSRSTNNGQLWSIPYQMHEAGTENSGYRPMVAVATVGASNYVHVGWYEYFTNNRGTYEVQMRSSSNGGLTFGAINLISDENDDGFYAFPYNPLEIRADSEGEVILVWARTQNDGDPGIMVVRSTNSGGSFGEPVEANSGAASVARDWPSIDIDGDDVVMAWGDREPASGTGGDMDISVSQSSDRGQSWSQPVYLSEQYYESIESSMPALAATENYLHLIYWDGGEIGDNGNNAHNDDGDIFYRRSDDNGASWSDPSVISEEGDQIIYNPHGNFQYQPRMVATGNHLYVIWIASVPSTIDTGGGWYIAFAHSSDQGGSWSEPIAVTREDTFSYDPVIAAEGARVHVAYREGTEIMVRTSRDYGVNWGYGERITDGDSNYRPSIDIGGGKVHIAWESYYNDGERFDYEIHYTRSSNQGNDWDEPIRITNSTAESSMYPCLAADASGVFVAWRDYGDFDKDGTADYDLVMIASLDHGTTWESTVVISDDDDPYMSNAQTYASLKAGNGLLYALWMERPASGRIDDTWGFDFDEQNWTERTPSNHPEPTYYHTMATGVSLSGFTSSVMFGGSTNTGYTNKTWIYYYNNNNWMESFSEDTPSARYFHAMANDWNSDQIVMFGGYGLNDTGFYAYRNDTWIYYADRDLWLEIPDAGGPAPRYQHAMAFDNITGDVILYGGYGMNETGYYQRFNDTWAFNIQTQKWNEINTTINPGKRSYHKMAGDHSGNIMMFGGYIDVVGYDESTWRYREGNWTMVESTTHPESLRYHAMKHDRENDLIVVFGGYKLSAPYYSDDTWVLDGTTGSWALLETNTTPIARYYHDMTYDVTAEKMVLFGGYIATTFDMYMRFSMDQGQNWSDFVHVSDNEEGELTFGNEAPALAIGERTYLAFRDNGDIDGAGKDDSDIFVRTTKGSDYPLNPKIDIGSSGQYEWQWAGEFNNNNSPVRWDSDSSPGAAGKSFRASLVDALANADTFVDEYGVEMARIPITVSSDSKGVIWLSNMEVEYEVTLTITNQNLIDQLNKRVTNAQNRGDEVAIATLYVSSQTQGRVLVNNLAIETEECDVELRSLHLVPSNPRQGEDLEITAKLRNTGAANARVQVAFWYDVKDLEHRIANFSTNVYADGDDWTAKATWYDIPKGQHTIIVQVIETFPGDSTASASVWYREVNVDIPATNPDIYIVNDGFYLVTTPIELISNVVSVEIDNRGERSGLVDLWVRESDSNGPLIMQHLGFEIDVDTPKKWSADWVVKEIDRLYLLLLDNETGKTLDERFLDLDVQILARFAMLEVSWTPDQISDGSLVDFSMTLQNVGSFDVLTSVEVKLVKGTRVITADPTYWAGQEFLGNGQRLFEFQVRFTESQGGMGQLLYGDWTLQARVFNINSVNEEEQGLWDPEALEFIDESTTVTVAEPPELLLDESSLTISPAKPTAGEVATISMAIYNDGGTDATGQVRVVYGGHSDIIGTFDIVANGEAYPELVWNVPGSMSGDVTIEVQLANIQPAEAGGPAALLDNGGSLRFDVAASSAAVAPGGSSDTGSPLLILVLVGLVLVGGLGVTWFVYQRSQDAILPPAASPAAAMAAITLQCPKCSTMLKVTSSQRPLIVNCTGCATRLQLDE from the coding sequence ATGCGCCTGCTGCCCGTCTTCGTCGTGCTCTGCCTGCTGGGGGCCGACCTCGCCCTGCTGGCTGGAGCTGAAACCACCAGCGAATTCACTCAGTATGAACAGAAGCTGGACTCGGTCGTTTACGACTTCAGCGAAGCGGACCGCAACGGCTCGGTGACGCTGGAATTCCCTGCTTCGACCGTCACCTCTGCCTCGCTGCAAGTGACCGGTGAAGCGCTTGACGGGGCGTATCCCTCCGACATCGAGGTGCAGGTCCGTAATGAGAGGTGGCGCTATTCCGGGCAGGGATACGGCGCGCTCGGGATGCAGCAGACCTTTGACAGTGGCGGCCCCGGCAAGGCGACGGTGTTCCATACTGCTGACGAGGTCAATGCCGGGATACTGATTCCTGCCAACGCAACTATACACGAAGCCACCCTGAACATTACAGGTTACGCTTACGGCACCGGGGAGCTCAACCCTTACAAACTCGCCTCTACAGAAACTAATGGCGGCTCCATATCGCAGACACCGGCTGTAGCCCGGAATTCAGACGGTGACATATTTGTTGCATGGCTTGATGATGGAGACCTTGAAACCCGAAGCACAACGTATGACAGCATTATCTTCAGGAGCTATACGGATGGAAGCTGGAATAATGCAAAGCTTCTCAGCCGTACTACAACAGCCTATCTGATGCCCTGGATATTCGAGGACGATGGTACGCTCTACCTCAGCTGGATAGACAACGCATATCCCAACAAGTTGACCTGGATCACCTCAGTAAATGGTGGGGAATCATGGTCCAGTTTCAAGTCTATTCGTGCCAATGGAGGAAATTACATATACGATTATGATCTTGTAAAAGAAGGTGATAATCTACACCTATTGTGGAGTGATAGTGGCAATATGTCTGGTTCAGGTTTTGACTATGATATTTATCACCGATACACCAGTGATGGCGGTGTCAGCTGGAGTGACCCAGTGCAAGTCAATTCCCCCTCGAGTTCCAGTACATCATACCAATGCCGTTTCGCAGCAAATGGGGAAAACCTTCATGCAGTATGGACTGAATATAATTTCACAAGCGACGGATTGGCTCGTTACATTACATCCTACAGCCGTTCTACTAACAATGGCCAATTATGGTCCATCCCTTACCAGATGCACGAAGCAGGGACTGAGAATAGTGGCTATCGACCCATGGTTGCCGTTGCAACTGTGGGTGCCAGTAATTATGTTCATGTAGGATGGTACGAATATTTCACTAATAATAGGGGAACTTATGAAGTCCAGATGCGCAGTTCATCCAATGGGGGCCTTACTTTTGGAGCAATAAACCTGATTTCGGATGAAAATGATGATGGATTCTACGCCTTTCCTTACAATCCACTCGAGATTAGAGCAGATTCGGAGGGCGAGGTGATTCTCGTTTGGGCAAGGACACAGAATGACGGCGATCCAGGAATTATGGTTGTAAGATCAACAAATAGTGGAGGTTCTTTTGGGGAGCCTGTTGAGGCAAACTCTGGTGCAGCTTCTGTCGCCAGGGACTGGCCCAGCATAGACATTGATGGTGATGATGTGGTAATGGCCTGGGGGGACCGGGAACCGGCCTCTGGAACCGGTGGAGATATGGATATTTCTGTATCGCAGAGCAGCGATAGGGGACAAAGTTGGTCGCAACCAGTCTATCTTTCAGAACAATACTATGAATCAATTGAATCAAGCATGCCTGCTCTGGCTGCTACGGAAAACTATCTGCATCTTATCTATTGGGATGGTGGAGAAATAGGTGATAACGGCAACAATGCTCACAATGACGATGGAGATATATTTTATCGCCGTTCGGATGATAACGGTGCTTCCTGGAGCGACCCGAGTGTTATTTCAGAAGAAGGAGACCAGATAATCTATAACCCTCACGGAAATTTTCAGTATCAGCCAAGAATGGTCGCTACCGGTAATCACCTGTATGTAATATGGATTGCGAGCGTGCCAAGTACGATCGACACGGGCGGCGGTTGGTACATCGCTTTCGCACATTCCAGCGACCAGGGGGGGTCATGGAGCGAGCCCATAGCAGTAACTCGCGAGGATACTTTTTCTTATGATCCGGTAATCGCTGCTGAAGGAGCACGAGTTCACGTTGCATACCGGGAAGGGACAGAGATAATGGTCCGTACTTCACGCGATTATGGGGTAAATTGGGGCTACGGTGAAAGGATAACTGATGGTGATAGTAATTATCGCCCATCAATCGATATAGGTGGAGGTAAAGTTCATATTGCCTGGGAATCATATTATAATGATGGGGAACGTTTTGATTATGAAATCCACTATACACGTTCCAGTAACCAAGGTAACGATTGGGACGAGCCCATCAGAATCACCAATTCAACTGCAGAATCCTCCATGTATCCCTGTCTCGCTGCCGATGCTTCCGGTGTCTTTGTAGCATGGCGAGATTATGGTGATTTTGACAAGGACGGCACTGCTGACTACGACCTGGTAATGATTGCCTCTCTGGACCATGGTACGACCTGGGAATCTACCGTAGTTATAAGTGATGATGATGACCCATACATGTCTAACGCCCAGACCTATGCCAGTCTCAAGGCTGGAAACGGATTGCTCTATGCGCTCTGGATGGAAAGACCGGCATCAGGACGTATCGATGATACGTGGGGTTTTGATTTTGATGAACAAAACTGGACTGAGCGCACACCAAGCAACCATCCCGAACCAACTTATTATCACACAATGGCCACTGGCGTGTCACTTTCTGGTTTTACCAGTTCAGTGATGTTTGGGGGGTCAACTAACACAGGTTATACCAACAAGACCTGGATTTACTACTACAACAACAATAATTGGATGGAAAGTTTTAGTGAGGATACCCCCAGTGCACGTTATTTCCATGCAATGGCCAACGACTGGAATAGCGATCAGATTGTAATGTTTGGTGGGTACGGCCTTAATGACACAGGATTTTACGCTTATCGCAATGACACCTGGATTTACTATGCTGATAGGGACCTCTGGTTAGAGATTCCAGATGCGGGAGGCCCTGCACCTCGTTACCAGCACGCCATGGCTTTTGACAATATTACGGGTGATGTCATACTGTATGGTGGCTACGGCATGAACGAAACAGGCTATTATCAGCGTTTCAATGATACTTGGGCCTTCAACATTCAAACTCAGAAATGGAACGAAATTAACACTACAATAAACCCAGGCAAGCGAAGTTATCACAAAATGGCTGGTGATCACAGTGGTAATATTATGATGTTTGGTGGATATATCGACGTAGTTGGTTACGATGAAAGCACTTGGCGGTACCGGGAGGGCAACTGGACCATGGTGGAATCTACTACCCATCCAGAATCCCTGCGATACCACGCAATGAAACATGATCGTGAAAATGATTTGATTGTTGTTTTTGGAGGATACAAACTTAGTGCCCCATACTATTCTGATGATACTTGGGTGCTTGATGGAACAACTGGTTCTTGGGCTCTTCTTGAGACTAATACCACCCCTATTGCCCGTTACTATCATGACATGACATATGATGTCACAGCCGAAAAGATGGTTCTATTTGGCGGATACATAGCCACTACATTCGATATGTACATGCGATTTTCGATGGATCAGGGGCAGAACTGGTCAGATTTCGTGCACGTCTCGGATAATGAAGAGGGCGAACTCACATTCGGTAACGAGGCTCCAGCACTGGCAATAGGTGAACGAACGTACCTTGCCTTCCGCGATAATGGAGATATTGATGGTGCAGGTAAGGATGACAGCGATATTTTCGTCAGAACTACCAAAGGCAGTGACTATCCTCTTAACCCCAAAATCGATATAGGCTCCAGTGGGCAGTACGAATGGCAGTGGGCAGGTGAATTTAACAATAATAATTCACCCGTCCGATGGGATTCCGACTCATCTCCTGGGGCTGCTGGAAAATCATTCCGTGCATCCCTTGTTGATGCTTTAGCCAATGCGGACACGTTTGTTGATGAATACGGAGTTGAGATGGCCCGGATACCAATTACCGTGAGCAGTGACAGTAAGGGTGTTATCTGGCTTTCAAACATGGAAGTGGAATATGAGGTCACGCTCACCATCACGAATCAAAACCTGATCGACCAGCTCAACAAACGCGTTACCAACGCGCAGAACCGGGGAGATGAGGTGGCAATCGCGACGCTCTACGTCAGTTCGCAGACGCAGGGACGCGTGTTGGTGAATAACCTCGCCATCGAGACTGAGGAGTGCGATGTCGAACTGCGCAGCCTGCATTTGGTACCCTCCAATCCGCGCCAGGGCGAAGACCTCGAAATCACAGCCAAATTGCGCAATACCGGCGCCGCGAACGCCCGCGTACAAGTCGCGTTCTGGTACGACGTCAAGGACCTCGAGCATCGCATCGCCAACTTCTCGACCAACGTCTACGCCGACGGAGATGACTGGACAGCTAAGGCAACCTGGTACGATATCCCGAAGGGACAGCACACCATCATAGTGCAGGTCATCGAAACCTTCCCCGGTGATTCGACCGCCAGCGCCAGTGTCTGGTATCGTGAGGTGAATGTCGACATCCCGGCAACCAATCCCGACATCTACATTGTCAATGATGGTTTCTATCTTGTGACTACGCCTATTGAACTGATTTCGAATGTGGTTTCGGTCGAAATAGACAATCGCGGCGAGCGGAGCGGACTGGTAGACCTGTGGGTGCGCGAGTCAGATTCCAATGGCCCGCTCATTATGCAACACCTGGGCTTCGAGATTGATGTAGATACTCCCAAAAAGTGGAGTGCTGACTGGGTTGTGAAAGAAATTGACAGGCTATATCTGCTGCTGCTCGACAACGAAACTGGCAAGACGCTCGACGAGCGTTTTCTGGACCTTGACGTGCAGATACTGGCACGCTTCGCCATGCTCGAGGTGAGCTGGACTCCGGACCAGATTTCGGACGGTTCGCTGGTTGATTTCAGCATGACTCTACAGAATGTCGGTTCGTTCGATGTCCTGACGAGCGTCGAAGTCAAACTGGTCAAGGGCACCCGGGTCATCACCGCCGACCCGACATACTGGGCTGGCCAGGAATTCCTCGGAAACGGCCAGCGGCTGTTCGAATTTCAGGTCCGTTTCACAGAATCGCAAGGAGGAATGGGGCAGCTGCTCTACGGCGACTGGACCCTGCAGGCGCGCGTCTTCAACATCAATTCCGTAAACGAGGAAGAGCAAGGGCTATGGGACCCCGAAGCGCTGGAGTTCATCGACGAATCCACGACCGTGACGGTGGCTGAGCCACCTGAATTGCTGCTTGATGAGAGCAGCCTCACAATATCTCCTGCCAAGCCAACGGCGGGCGAAGTTGCCACAATCTCGATGGCAATCTACAATGACGGTGGCACTGATGCCACTGGACAGGTGCGTGTGGTCTATGGTGGCCACTCTGATATCATCGGAACATTCGATATCGTGGCCAACGGTGAGGCGTATCCTGAACTGGTGTGGAACGTGCCGGGAAGTATGTCGGGCGACGTGACTATCGAGGTGCAGCTGGCCAACATCCAGCCGGCGGAGGCGGGTGGTCCGGCAGCGCTACTCGATAATGGTGGCAGCCTGCGCTTTGACGTTGCGGCCAGCAGCGCCGCGGTCGCTCCGGGCGGCAGCAGCGATACGGGCAGCCCGCTGCTGATACTGGTGTTGGTGGGGCTGGTGCTCGTTGGCGGCCTGGGTGTAACCTGGTTCGTCTACCAGCGTTCGCAGGATGCAATTCTTCCACCAGCAGCCAGTCCCGCCGCAGCCATGGCGGCCATAACTCTGCAGTGCCCCAAGTGCAGTACTATGCTGAAAGTGACCAGCTCACAACGTCCGTTGATAGTAAATTGCACCGGTTGTGCGACCAGATTGCAGCTCGACGAGTGA